The Sphingobium sp. JS3065 genome includes a region encoding these proteins:
- a CDS encoding IS110 family transposase — protein MSKDTMIGVDLAKSVFQLHAASMTGEPKFRKKLPRSAFAAFMAAQPSAVIVMEACGSAHYWAREMIRLGHEVKLIAPHYVKPFVKRQKNDAADAEAIVIAAQRPEMRFVDPKSEEQQSRAILFRGRERLVHQRTELVNAVRAALYEYGHVVPQGINQLCRIADILDELNSDLPVLMREECRDLLAQIAEKTERINIRTKKIKALAAETDAAKRLQTIPGVGPLTALAVEAFAPSMESFRCGRDFAAWLGLVPRQFSSGGKERLGRISKAGQADIRRLLIIGAMSRLNWMGRRSIPENSWLADMLARKPRMLVAIALANKMARTIWALIKNGNEYRIPAQAAVA, from the coding sequence GTGTCAAAAGATACAATGATCGGCGTGGACTTGGCAAAGTCCGTGTTTCAGCTTCATGCAGCGTCAATGACAGGCGAACCCAAGTTTCGGAAAAAGCTTCCGCGTTCAGCCTTCGCCGCATTTATGGCAGCGCAACCGTCGGCGGTGATCGTGATGGAAGCATGTGGCAGTGCGCATTATTGGGCCCGGGAAATGATCCGGCTTGGCCACGAGGTCAAACTTATCGCACCACACTATGTTAAGCCGTTCGTGAAGCGACAGAAAAATGATGCCGCTGACGCTGAAGCGATCGTAATTGCGGCTCAACGACCAGAGATGCGGTTTGTTGATCCAAAGTCGGAAGAGCAGCAAAGCAGGGCGATTCTATTTCGCGGAAGAGAACGGCTGGTTCATCAACGCACGGAACTGGTCAATGCCGTAAGGGCGGCGCTCTATGAATATGGTCATGTTGTCCCCCAAGGCATAAATCAGCTCTGCAGGATTGCGGACATTCTTGATGAGCTTAACAGCGATTTGCCCGTTTTGATGCGGGAGGAATGCCGAGATCTATTGGCACAGATCGCTGAGAAAACTGAGCGTATCAATATACGGACAAAGAAGATCAAAGCGCTGGCGGCTGAAACTGACGCGGCCAAGCGGCTACAGACGATTCCGGGAGTTGGCCCTTTAACAGCCTTAGCGGTCGAGGCCTTCGCCCCATCAATGGAGAGCTTCCGATGCGGGCGGGACTTCGCGGCCTGGCTCGGTCTTGTCCCGCGACAATTCTCCTCGGGCGGAAAGGAGCGCCTTGGACGTATTTCGAAAGCGGGTCAGGCCGATATCCGCAGACTGCTTATCATAGGTGCAATGTCCCGTCTGAATTGGATGGGTCGAAGATCGATTCCAGAAAATTCCTGGCTCGCAGATATGCTTGCCAGGAAACCGAGAATGCTTGTGGCAATTGCCCTCGCCAACAAGATGGCCAGAACGATTTGGGCCCTGATAAAAAATGGTAATGAATACAGAATTCCGGCGCAGGCAGCAGTTGCATGA
- a CDS encoding PepSY-associated TM helix domain-containing protein: MIHLKKDETKLMVAVHGWSGIVLGLLLYAVIFTGMAAVFAEEIGIWSAGHVETKSAFERPMDGSIRRLAAQTPAKYHEGVDLFEIGDHNLGAFFHRHETDPDGTLVSRGVYYQLDKKGDIAKALHGTGEEVFGPRNDDALSSFLVDTHVRLHVPNPWGLLLTGIVGLVMLVAAISGLLIHRHLFKDIFTLRRSASPVLVDRDRHSVAGTWSLPFAFILAFTGSFFSFFGTIGVPIVAMAAFGGDVQALNDAVFGNPGRPDPRPAVIGNMDRVATDAIRRTGEVPTFITIENFGRADAKVTSFHPPKAGDIEPVTLLYDGAQAQFLHTKPSIGTQPSAGGTLAAIMAPMHFGNFSGMLSKAVWFALGFAMCYVTFTGLRLWLARRREDMRSLEWLDRTVMVVGFGLPFALVVSAAAFLIAMPLGSATYWTPAAFLIASGVAILGGAIAQSVAVLGQILQLGTGLVMAGLVPLRWISGGPGWDRAIEAGQPIIAALDLAFLLAGIWMVWRVAALPARRLLLPARPVPAE; the protein is encoded by the coding sequence ATGATCCACCTGAAAAAGGATGAGACGAAGCTGATGGTCGCCGTCCATGGCTGGTCGGGCATCGTGCTGGGGCTGCTGCTCTACGCGGTGATCTTCACCGGCATGGCGGCGGTGTTCGCGGAGGAGATCGGCATCTGGTCGGCTGGCCATGTCGAAACCAAGTCGGCCTTCGAGCGGCCGATGGACGGCAGCATCCGCCGCCTGGCCGCGCAAACGCCCGCCAAATATCATGAAGGTGTCGATCTTTTCGAGATCGGCGACCATAATCTCGGCGCCTTTTTCCACCGACACGAAACCGATCCTGACGGTACCTTGGTCAGCCGCGGCGTCTATTACCAGCTCGATAAGAAGGGCGATATTGCCAAGGCGCTGCACGGAACCGGCGAGGAGGTGTTCGGGCCACGCAACGACGATGCACTGAGCAGCTTTCTGGTCGATACTCATGTCCGCCTGCATGTTCCCAACCCTTGGGGCTTGCTGCTGACAGGTATAGTCGGATTGGTGATGCTGGTGGCCGCGATTTCCGGGCTGCTGATCCATCGCCATCTCTTCAAGGACATCTTCACTCTGCGCCGATCCGCCAGCCCGGTGTTGGTGGATCGCGACCGACACAGCGTGGCCGGGACGTGGAGCCTGCCCTTCGCCTTCATCCTGGCCTTTACGGGTAGCTTCTTCTCCTTTTTCGGCACGATCGGCGTTCCCATTGTCGCCATGGCGGCCTTTGGCGGTGATGTTCAAGCGCTCAACGACGCCGTCTTCGGCAATCCGGGCCGGCCAGACCCCCGGCCCGCAGTCATCGGCAATATGGACCGGGTCGCTACCGATGCCATTCGCCGGACGGGCGAGGTTCCGACCTTCATCACCATCGAGAATTTCGGCCGCGCCGACGCGAAGGTCACGAGCTTCCATCCCCCCAAGGCAGGTGACATCGAGCCTGTGACCCTGCTGTATGACGGGGCACAAGCGCAGTTCCTCCACACCAAGCCGTCGATCGGCACGCAGCCGTCGGCAGGCGGCACGCTGGCCGCGATCATGGCGCCCATGCATTTCGGCAATTTCTCAGGCATGCTGTCCAAAGCTGTGTGGTTCGCGCTGGGGTTCGCCATGTGCTATGTCACATTTACGGGGCTGCGGCTGTGGCTCGCGCGGCGACGGGAGGATATGCGATCGCTGGAATGGCTTGATCGCACCGTCATGGTCGTGGGTTTCGGCCTCCCCTTCGCTCTGGTGGTCTCGGCCGCCGCCTTCCTCATCGCAATGCCGCTGGGATCGGCGACCTATTGGACCCCTGCCGCCTTCCTGATCGCGTCCGGCGTGGCCATATTGGGCGGCGCGATTGCACAGTCGGTGGCTGTGCTGGGACAAATTCTGCAACTCGGCACCGGATTGGTCATGGCTGGCTTGGTCCCACTCCGCTGGATTTCCGGAGGGCCCGGCTGGGACCGCGCAATCGAGGCAGGTCAGCCGATCATCGCCGCACTCGACTTGGCTTTCCTTCTCGCCGGAATTTGGATGGTCTGGCGGGTGGCGGCTTTACCTGCAAGGCGATTGCTGCTCCCAGCCCGTCCGGTGCCAGCCGAATGA
- a CDS encoding TonB-dependent siderophore receptor — protein sequence MGDVNIALADNLAIRAVGRVRDADTYVDHVPDDRVLFAPSIRWQPTPDTDVVLTGLYQEDDTGSTAQFLPIVGNFRPNPANPSERLDRYTFVGKPGWDRYAGRLLQGGGSITHRFSDNIRLSLKARYIDSDLEYKTHYADSYTYPSDPFSVYGTDGRTIGLYADASDARMNVFSTDNNLQFNFNTGTDIEHKLLIGLDYSWNKVGKRGIFGFETVDLYNIDYDALLTYEPTGPYANVSQKQLGVYVQDQIRFFERVSVVLGARRDHVTNSAGQKDNATTFRAGIIGEIGAGFSPFFSYTESFLPVAGSLTGPGGVVGDPFQPQTGTQYEAGVKWQPTPATLVTVTAFHIKEKNRVLYLPNNVTTQSGELTTKGIEVEASHRLPGDFELLVNYGYNQLKSEVNSSLEYMPRHIASIWSTKSFGMTDGAQLRLGAGVVYSGKSKSTGALDPYGLNPAIPAGTLYTVVTPSRTTVDALAEINWQSWRFALNATNLLNNKFYASCLARGDCFMGAPRNVMGTVSYRF from the coding sequence ATGGGCGATGTCAATATCGCGCTGGCCGACAATCTGGCGATCCGCGCCGTTGGCCGGGTGCGCGACGCCGACACCTATGTCGACCATGTTCCGGACGACCGCGTGCTGTTCGCGCCCTCGATCCGCTGGCAGCCGACGCCTGACACGGATGTCGTCCTGACCGGCCTCTATCAGGAGGACGACACCGGCTCGACCGCGCAGTTCCTGCCGATCGTCGGCAATTTCCGTCCGAATCCCGCGAATCCCTCCGAGCGGCTCGATCGCTACACCTTCGTCGGTAAGCCCGGCTGGGATCGCTACGCCGGCCGTTTACTCCAGGGTGGCGGTTCCATCACCCACAGATTCTCGGACAATATCCGTCTCAGCCTCAAGGCCCGCTATATCGACAGCGACCTTGAGTATAAGACTCACTATGCGGATAGCTACACTTACCCAAGCGATCCCTTCTCGGTGTACGGCACCGACGGCCGCACCATCGGTCTCTATGCCGATGCCAGCGACGCGCGGATGAACGTCTTCTCGACCGACAACAACCTCCAGTTCAACTTCAACACCGGCACCGATATCGAGCACAAGCTGCTCATCGGCCTGGACTATAGCTGGAACAAGGTCGGCAAGCGCGGTATCTTCGGCTTCGAAACCGTCGATCTTTACAACATCGACTATGACGCGCTGCTGACCTACGAGCCGACCGGGCCCTACGCCAATGTCTCGCAGAAGCAGCTGGGCGTGTATGTCCAGGACCAGATCCGCTTCTTTGAGCGCGTCTCGGTCGTTCTGGGCGCGCGCCGCGACCATGTCACCAACTCCGCCGGGCAGAAGGACAATGCCACGACCTTCCGCGCCGGTATCATCGGGGAAATCGGCGCGGGCTTCTCGCCCTTCTTCAGCTATACGGAAAGCTTTCTGCCGGTCGCGGGAAGCCTGACGGGTCCGGGCGGCGTCGTCGGCGATCCCTTCCAGCCCCAGACGGGCACGCAATATGAAGCAGGCGTGAAGTGGCAGCCGACCCCTGCGACGCTTGTCACGGTGACGGCTTTCCACATCAAGGAAAAGAACCGCGTCCTTTACCTGCCGAACAATGTCACGACCCAGTCCGGCGAACTGACCACCAAGGGCATCGAGGTCGAGGCGAGCCATCGCCTGCCCGGCGACTTCGAATTGCTGGTCAATTACGGCTATAACCAGCTGAAGTCGGAGGTGAACAGCAGCCTTGAATATATGCCGCGCCACATCGCGTCGATCTGGTCGACCAAGAGCTTCGGCATGACGGACGGCGCGCAGCTGCGTCTTGGCGCCGGCGTCGTCTATAGCGGCAAGAGCAAGTCGACCGGCGCCCTTGACCCCTATGGCCTCAATCCCGCCATCCCGGCCGGGACCCTCTATACGGTGGTCACCCCGTCCCGCACCACCGTCGACGCCCTGGCGGAGATCAACTGGCAGAGCTGGCGCTTCGCACTCAATGCGACGAACCTGCTGAACAATAAATTCTACGCATCCTGCCTTGCGCGCGGCGACTGCTTCATGGGCGCACCCCGCAATGTGATGGGCACCGTTAGCTATCGCTTCTGA
- a CDS encoding carboxymuconolactone decarboxylase family protein, whose protein sequence is MTPRADVTATAPDLFRAWYAFSIQVGECGLEKPLLELVKIRASQINGCANCLNMHTADARRAGETEQRIHLLAAWQEAPCYTDRERAALAWTEHLTEVATKRAPDAVYAPLDGQFDKEEQVKLTMMINVINGWNRLAVGFNLYAPELGWK, encoded by the coding sequence ATGACACCTCGCGCCGATGTGACCGCCACCGCTCCCGACCTTTTTAGGGCCTGGTATGCTTTTTCAATACAGGTCGGAGAGTGCGGGCTTGAGAAACCGCTGCTCGAGCTGGTCAAGATCCGGGCTTCTCAGATCAACGGCTGCGCCAACTGCCTCAACATGCATACTGCCGACGCGCGCCGGGCGGGTGAAACAGAGCAGCGCATCCATCTGCTGGCCGCATGGCAGGAAGCGCCGTGCTATACTGACCGGGAACGCGCCGCGCTGGCCTGGACCGAACATCTGACCGAGGTCGCCACCAAGCGTGCGCCCGATGCCGTCTATGCCCCGCTGGATGGCCAGTTCGACAAGGAAGAGCAGGTGAAGCTAACCATGATGATCAACGTCATCAACGGCTGGAACCGGCTAGCGGTCGGCTTCAACCTTTATGCGCCGGAACTCGGTTGGAAATGA
- a CDS encoding TonB-dependent receptor plug domain-containing protein: MAATFLSAPAFAQDGEDASKQEAGSEAKDDTIVVYGSGIDRNNAATGLDLTPRETPQSLTIITREQIDDQAASTIADVLEYTTGLSVKRVDRGRNLLSARGFDITNFQLDGLPFATGNIGLEESSTVIFDRVEVVRGSVGLLQGAGEPSASINMVRRQANARELTGTMTLEAGSWDHFSAPLTSARH; this comes from the coding sequence TTGGCAGCGACTTTCCTCTCCGCCCCCGCCTTCGCGCAGGACGGCGAAGACGCTTCGAAGCAGGAGGCGGGAAGCGAAGCGAAGGACGACACCATCGTCGTCTATGGCAGCGGCATTGACCGGAACAACGCTGCCACCGGGCTTGACCTGACGCCGCGCGAGACACCGCAGTCGCTCACCATCATCACCCGGGAGCAGATCGACGATCAGGCTGCGTCTACAATCGCCGATGTGCTTGAATATACCACCGGCTTGTCCGTCAAGCGGGTGGATCGTGGCCGCAACCTCCTGTCCGCTCGCGGCTTCGACATCACCAATTTCCAGCTCGACGGCCTGCCCTTTGCTACCGGCAATATCGGTCTGGAGGAAAGCAGCACGGTCATCTTCGATCGAGTCGAAGTCGTTCGCGGCTCGGTCGGTCTGCTACAGGGCGCGGGTGAGCCTTCGGCATCAATCAACATGGTGCGCCGACAGGCCAACGCCCGCGAATTGACCGGCACGATGACCCTCGAAGCCGGATCCTGGGATCATTTCTCTGCACCGCTGACATCAGCACGCCATTGA
- a CDS encoding TonB-dependent siderophore receptor, with translation MTSDGSIRARFAAEVYRQDAFVDLESSKGFTLYGVIGADLGPGTRLRAGASYQRDERKGVMWAQLPYWYADGSVANWSRSRTTGAKWNEWDTVEKSAFLTIEQDLGESWQLKGDISYFTQTEDSKLIWLWGNPDQATGLGMDVWPYWYLAKPKQWNLNLQLKGSYSIFGRQHELVVGAMYNHLKNGWTNRDPDPASVAPVGNFNDWEGSYPEPVWGERYRMSDFGTTKQSAIYGVTRFQLLDSLKLIVGGRLSNWIRDEELALYTPEAYKIKKKNVFTPYAGLIFDFNDSLSAYASYTSIFNPQTARDRNGRYLDPLEGNTTPILGLVDISTVSLATFA, from the coding sequence TTGACAAGCGACGGGTCGATACGAGCGCGTTTTGCCGCCGAAGTCTATCGTCAGGATGCCTTTGTCGATCTGGAGAGCAGCAAGGGCTTTACGCTTTATGGCGTGATCGGAGCCGACCTGGGGCCGGGGACGCGGCTTCGTGCGGGCGCGAGCTATCAGCGGGATGAGCGCAAAGGCGTGATGTGGGCGCAGCTGCCTTATTGGTATGCCGACGGCTCGGTCGCGAACTGGTCGCGATCAAGGACGACGGGCGCCAAGTGGAACGAATGGGACACGGTCGAAAAGTCCGCCTTTCTGACGATCGAACAGGACCTGGGGGAAAGCTGGCAGTTGAAGGGGGACATCTCCTATTTCACGCAGACCGAGGATTCCAAGCTGATCTGGCTATGGGGGAACCCGGATCAGGCCACAGGCCTCGGCATGGATGTCTGGCCCTATTGGTATTTGGCTAAGCCTAAACAATGGAACCTCAATCTCCAGCTCAAGGGAAGTTACAGCATCTTCGGCCGCCAGCATGAACTTGTCGTTGGCGCGATGTATAATCACCTGAAGAATGGCTGGACCAATCGCGATCCTGATCCCGCGTCGGTCGCGCCAGTGGGCAACTTCAACGACTGGGAAGGCAGCTATCCCGAACCCGTTTGGGGTGAGCGCTATCGCATGAGCGACTTCGGCACGACGAAGCAGAGTGCGATTTACGGCGTGACGCGATTCCAATTGCTGGACAGTCTCAAACTGATCGTCGGCGGACGCCTGAGCAACTGGATCCGGGACGAGGAACTGGCGCTCTATACGCCCGAAGCGTACAAGATTAAGAAAAAGAACGTGTTCACGCCTTATGCGGGCCTGATATTCGATTTCAACGATAGCCTATCCGCTTATGCAAGCTATACCAGCATCTTCAATCCACAGACCGCGCGGGATCGCAACGGGCGCTATCTGGATCCGCTGGAAGGCAATACAACACCAATTCTTGGTTTGGTGGATATATCTACGGTGAGCCTCGCAACTTTCGCATGA
- a CDS encoding sigma-70 family RNA polymerase sigma factor has translation MTDSATVLFDTHRPDLLRVAYRMLGSMSDAEDVMQDAFIRWAQADRGAVRVPAAFLRRIVTRLCLDHLKSARVRREAYGGPWLPEPVVEEHPVEDVTLPLMLALERLSPLERAAFLLHDVFGESFEDIAAAIGRDPAACRQLASRARTNVRKERTRYSVGREQGMEIAEAFFQASRGEGIAHLGKLLADDVRFHADGGGKRPAVARILEGAREVTRALAAILRLSHGPPELIRYSFVNGLPGFVTREPDGMLQTTALLIEDGLIRAIYVMRNPDKLRHLEGSVH, from the coding sequence ATGACGGATAGCGCCACCGTCCTGTTCGACACGCACCGGCCGGACCTGCTTCGCGTCGCTTATCGGATGCTTGGGTCGATGAGCGATGCGGAAGATGTGATGCAGGATGCGTTCATCCGTTGGGCGCAGGCGGACAGGGGTGCGGTGCGCGTTCCCGCCGCCTTTCTCCGCCGGATCGTCACGCGCCTGTGCCTCGATCATCTGAAGTCGGCACGGGTACGCAGAGAAGCCTATGGTGGCCCCTGGCTCCCCGAACCGGTGGTCGAGGAACACCCGGTGGAGGACGTGACCCTGCCGCTGATGCTGGCGCTGGAGCGACTGTCACCACTGGAGCGCGCGGCCTTCCTGCTGCATGACGTATTTGGGGAGAGCTTCGAGGATATTGCTGCCGCGATTGGTCGCGACCCTGCGGCCTGCCGCCAGCTTGCGAGCCGGGCGCGAACCAATGTGCGCAAGGAACGGACCCGCTATTCCGTTGGCCGGGAACAAGGCATGGAGATTGCCGAGGCTTTCTTCCAGGCGTCACGCGGTGAAGGGATCGCCCATCTCGGCAAGCTCCTCGCCGATGACGTGCGTTTCCACGCCGACGGCGGCGGTAAACGACCGGCTGTAGCCCGCATTCTGGAAGGCGCGCGCGAAGTCACGCGGGCCCTCGCTGCGATATTGCGCCTGAGTCACGGGCCACCCGAGCTGATACGCTATTCCTTCGTCAACGGTCTTCCCGGCTTCGTCACGCGCGAGCCGGACGGCATGCTACAGACGACGGCTCTGTTGATCGAAGACGGTTTGATCCGGGCCATCTACGTTATGCGCAATCCCGACAAGCTGCGTCATCTGGAGGGATCGGTGCATTGA
- a CDS encoding glycosyltransferase yields the protein MNAAEIPSYFWGMATLGLCLLFFPKLTPANPLHRLIVSGAAIGSILIYMIWRLVATLDLDTPGAALLSVSFFMLEVCSTLGGTLVLIVLTRKRDRLKDVRNNIGWLRANRPSAAIFICTYNEDIGILDRTITGALNQNYPAKVYLLDDGRRPEVEALCERREVEWLTRPNNVHAKAGNMNAGMATLAARGETPDFIAILDADFVALPNFISHCMALFEDPAVGVVQTPQHFFNPDPLQHRIKGHLDLPDEQRFFFDTLLPAKDGWGTAFSCGTSSVVRTSALTDLGGFPTDSVTEDMLLSIRMKQHGFVTAYLNEKLSLGLAPEGIGEYCTQRIRWCVGAMQIMRSTHGLFSRRRLSWIDRMSLLETFLYWVGSFPFRLACLLVPILYWMTGLTIMDAPIGQLATFLLPRILVEAFAISWYSNGRILPLLTDTSQLLIAPEIVVASCHTLLFPGERPFKVTAKGGDRSRTVIHWKLLSRFAVVLFLTVAGMLFSYGSPLAPTFFSDQKGIVAFWSMYNILVCIIAIIVCVEKPRRAEERAPISGTALFNAGESATPVRLLDISSSGVAFANEGSWHVGDRGTISIREVGDVPAIIARVTDRVVGVKILLTPQQQVALTHFQFAGDRMRTPDVSTLGSVLALIRGLALN from the coding sequence ATGAATGCCGCCGAAATCCCATCCTATTTCTGGGGCATGGCCACCCTGGGCCTCTGCCTGCTGTTCTTTCCCAAACTCACGCCAGCCAACCCCCTGCATCGGCTGATCGTCAGCGGCGCCGCGATCGGATCGATCCTGATCTATATGATATGGCGCCTGGTAGCTACGCTCGACCTGGACACGCCTGGCGCCGCCCTGCTTTCCGTGAGCTTCTTCATGCTGGAAGTCTGCTCCACGCTGGGCGGAACCCTGGTGCTGATCGTCCTGACGCGAAAGCGTGACCGCTTGAAGGATGTCCGCAACAATATAGGCTGGTTGCGCGCCAACAGGCCCAGCGCGGCGATCTTCATCTGCACCTATAATGAAGATATCGGGATTCTGGACCGCACGATCACCGGGGCGCTCAATCAGAATTATCCTGCAAAGGTTTATCTGCTGGACGACGGCCGCCGGCCGGAGGTCGAGGCGTTATGCGAACGCCGCGAAGTGGAATGGCTGACGCGCCCAAACAATGTACATGCCAAGGCCGGCAATATGAACGCGGGCATGGCGACATTGGCGGCGCGTGGCGAGACGCCGGACTTCATAGCCATATTGGACGCGGATTTCGTCGCCCTGCCCAATTTCATATCCCATTGCATGGCGCTGTTCGAGGATCCCGCCGTCGGCGTGGTGCAGACGCCGCAACATTTCTTCAATCCCGATCCGTTGCAACACCGGATCAAGGGACATCTGGACCTGCCCGACGAGCAGCGCTTCTTCTTCGACACCTTGCTGCCGGCCAAGGACGGATGGGGCACGGCCTTTTCCTGCGGAACATCGTCGGTCGTCCGCACCAGCGCGCTGACCGACCTCGGCGGATTTCCGACCGACAGCGTCACTGAAGACATGCTGCTGTCGATCCGGATGAAACAGCATGGCTTTGTCACGGCCTATTTAAACGAAAAGCTCAGCCTTGGACTCGCGCCCGAAGGAATTGGCGAATATTGTACCCAGCGCATCCGCTGGTGCGTGGGAGCGATGCAGATCATGCGTAGCACCCACGGCTTGTTTTCGCGTCGGCGGCTCAGCTGGATCGACAGGATGAGCTTGCTGGAAACCTTTCTGTACTGGGTGGGTAGCTTTCCCTTTCGCCTCGCCTGCCTGCTGGTGCCGATCCTCTACTGGATGACCGGTCTGACCATCATGGATGCGCCGATTGGACAGCTTGCGACATTCCTGCTGCCACGGATCCTGGTGGAAGCCTTCGCCATCAGCTGGTATTCCAACGGGCGCATCCTGCCGCTGTTGACCGACACGTCCCAACTGCTGATCGCGCCGGAAATCGTCGTGGCCTCGTGCCACACCCTTCTGTTCCCGGGTGAGCGCCCCTTCAAGGTGACAGCCAAAGGCGGCGACCGCTCCCGGACGGTGATCCACTGGAAATTGCTGTCGCGCTTTGCGGTCGTGTTGTTCCTGACCGTCGCCGGGATGCTCTTCAGCTACGGCTCACCGCTGGCACCGACCTTCTTCTCCGACCAGAAGGGTATTGTGGCGTTCTGGAGCATGTACAACATACTGGTCTGCATCATCGCCATCATCGTCTGTGTCGAAAAACCGCGACGAGCCGAAGAGCGGGCTCCCATCAGCGGAACAGCGCTTTTCAATGCCGGGGAGAGTGCCACCCCGGTGAGGTTGCTCGACATTTCATCCAGCGGCGTGGCCTTTGCCAATGAAGGCAGCTGGCACGTTGGCGATAGGGGTACGATTTCGATCAGGGAAGTGGGCGATGTGCCAGCGATCATTGCACGCGTCACCGACCGGGTCGTGGGGGTCAAGATCCTCCTGACGCCCCAGCAGCAGGTCGCTCTCACGCATTTTCAGTTTGCCGGCGATCGCATGCGTACCCCGGATGTGTCCACGCTCGGCAGCGTCCTGGCCCTGATCAGAGGCCTTGCGCTGAACTGA
- a CDS encoding HlyD family secretion protein yields MSVEAKFLTDDAEELQLPEQPKRRWFHLPRRMLVGGLLLVMAFAVLVRSFIFTAGYNTTLVADMGVVRAPISGEVDRLGANVGDRVARDQLLGSFAAPVGLSAAVRAGSEDVDQLQAKLASIDGRMAALRADADHIRSESGIYRSEKLVQMDAVADESSAELSAAQARLTFAQKQLDRTRALADRGFISAAGLQRAEQDQRAALADQNAAMARRRTNLIEARAAGQGLFLNNGYSNVQYSTQRLSDLNLALSELQGERENLTAALATAQKLSGGGKVSAMRRLQLPLQASIDGRVWAKVAAPGESLREGDPIYMLADCSSFFAYFTVGRSAYSKLNIGAPVTFIAFSSGDRWPGTIVNMGVSDPSQLRVTSHVPNPAPGEYLIGARITLDTQGQKQCPVGTAGRVVL; encoded by the coding sequence ATGAGCGTAGAAGCCAAATTTCTAACCGATGACGCAGAGGAACTGCAACTACCCGAACAGCCCAAGCGGCGATGGTTCCACCTGCCGCGCCGGATGCTGGTCGGTGGCCTGCTGTTGGTCATGGCCTTCGCCGTACTGGTACGCAGCTTTATCTTCACAGCCGGCTACAACACGACATTGGTGGCGGATATGGGCGTCGTCAGGGCGCCGATCTCCGGCGAGGTCGATCGGCTCGGCGCGAATGTCGGTGATCGCGTGGCGCGGGACCAACTGCTGGGAAGCTTTGCTGCTCCGGTGGGCCTGTCGGCGGCTGTCCGTGCCGGATCGGAAGATGTGGATCAACTCCAGGCGAAACTGGCCAGCATCGACGGCCGAATGGCCGCTCTGCGCGCTGACGCCGACCATATCCGCAGCGAATCGGGTATCTATCGTTCTGAAAAGCTGGTGCAGATGGATGCGGTCGCAGACGAAAGCTCCGCAGAACTTTCCGCTGCGCAGGCACGGCTGACCTTCGCACAAAAGCAACTGGACCGCACCCGTGCGCTAGCCGATCGAGGATTCATCAGCGCCGCCGGACTTCAGCGGGCAGAGCAGGATCAGCGGGCCGCTCTGGCGGACCAGAATGCGGCCATGGCCCGCCGGCGCACCAATCTGATCGAAGCACGCGCCGCAGGGCAAGGCCTGTTCCTCAACAACGGCTATAGCAATGTCCAATATTCAACCCAGCGCCTGAGCGATCTCAATCTGGCGTTGAGCGAACTCCAGGGCGAGAGGGAGAACCTGACCGCAGCGCTCGCCACCGCGCAAAAATTGAGCGGCGGCGGCAAGGTCAGCGCCATGCGGCGGCTGCAACTTCCGTTGCAAGCAAGCATCGATGGCCGGGTCTGGGCAAAGGTCGCCGCTCCGGGGGAATCACTGCGTGAAGGCGATCCGATCTACATGCTCGCCGACTGTTCGTCCTTCTTCGCCTATTTCACCGTTGGCCGCAGCGCCTACAGCAAGCTCAACATCGGCGCGCCGGTGACATTCATCGCATTTTCGAGCGGCGATCGCTGGCCGGGTACCATCGTCAACATGGGGGTGAGCGATCCTTCCCAGCTCCGCGTCACCAGCCATGTTCCCAACCCCGCCCCGGGCGAATATCTGATCGGCGCACGGATCACGCTTGACACGCAGGGCCAGAAGCAGTGCCCGGTCGGCACGGCGGGCCGGGTGGTGCTGTAA